A single region of the Methanomassiliicoccales archaeon genome encodes:
- a CDS encoding CoB--CoM heterodisulfide reductase iron-sulfur subunit B family protein, producing the protein MNDRYLLYAGCLIPTRLPFLERSSCFVLDKLGIDYEPFPYATCCVEPIGLRSLGYDTWLAVTARLLSIAEENEKSILSLCNGCFMSLKEAEHLLRDAELRSRINEVIAPTGRKYHGHAKVRHFMEVVGEQGEKRIRSLVSVPQERLKLALHPGCHLVRPSEVLRAEGRYTPQRLSEIASWTDAKVVDDEDWPQCCGGGLAGVEDAISLAILNESTARFKGSGANAILTPCPFCFVQFDIRQKEGLPVLYLAELLSLSFGASAEEIGLKYHRTKLSI; encoded by the coding sequence TTGAATGACCGATACCTCTTGTACGCGGGCTGCCTCATCCCCACCAGGTTGCCCTTCCTGGAGAGGTCCTCCTGCTTCGTCCTAGACAAGTTGGGTATCGACTACGAGCCTTTCCCCTATGCCACCTGCTGCGTCGAACCCATCGGACTTCGATCCCTGGGCTACGACACCTGGCTGGCCGTGACGGCGCGCCTGCTCTCCATCGCTGAGGAGAATGAGAAGAGCATATTGTCGCTCTGCAACGGCTGCTTCATGTCCTTGAAGGAGGCAGAGCATCTTCTTCGGGACGCTGAACTGCGTTCTCGCATCAACGAGGTCATTGCACCGACCGGAAGAAAGTATCACGGCCATGCGAAGGTGCGGCACTTCATGGAGGTGGTGGGGGAGCAGGGCGAGAAACGGATCAGATCGCTGGTCTCCGTTCCCCAGGAACGGCTCAAGCTGGCCCTTCACCCCGGCTGTCACCTGGTGCGACCGAGCGAGGTGCTCCGGGCGGAGGGCCGGTACACCCCTCAGCGCTTGTCGGAGATTGCCTCCTGGACCGACGCCAAGGTGGTCGACGACGAGGATTGGCCGCAATGCTGCGGAGGCGGCCTGGCTGGGGTGGAGGATGCCATATCCCTCGCCATTCTGAACGAGAGCACCGCACGGTTCAAGGGGAGCGGGGCGAACGCGATACTCACTCCCTGCCCCTTCTGCTTCGTGCAGTTCGACATCAGACAGAAGGAAGGCCTGCCAGTGCTCTACCTGGCGGAGCTTCTATCTCTTTCATTCGGAGCTTCAGCGGAAGAGATCGGTCTGAAGTATCACAGGACCAAGCTGAGCATCTAG
- a CDS encoding 4Fe-4S dicluster domain-containing protein, producing MKKSLAAESADDIIQDHLAQVELWRCHQCGQCTAVCPSGRHGGIRVREVMERAATGNLDVASDRDIWLCTMCNSCSERCQLGADPALVITLLRGSAAAKGNQPQHFLEEAKMFLSTGLSFPCTGMTRKLRKELKLPDLQMDERTLEETKGIISRTRLGRIKLE from the coding sequence GTGAAGAAGTCTCTCGCAGCGGAGTCGGCGGATGATATCATCCAAGACCATCTGGCCCAGGTGGAGCTCTGGCGCTGCCATCAGTGCGGCCAATGCACCGCCGTATGCCCGAGCGGCAGGCACGGAGGCATCCGTGTCCGGGAGGTGATGGAGCGGGCGGCCACCGGCAACCTGGACGTCGCCTCGGACCGGGACATCTGGCTCTGCACCATGTGCAATTCCTGCAGCGAACGTTGCCAGCTGGGAGCGGACCCGGCGCTGGTGATAACGCTGCTCCGAGGCTCGGCCGCCGCCAAAGGGAATCAGCCGCAGCATTTCCTGGAAGAGGCGAAGATGTTCCTTTCCACCGGCCTTTCCTTCCCTTGCACGGGCATGACCAGGAAGCTACGCAAGGAGCTTAAGCTGCCCGATCTGCAGATGGACGAGCGTACCCTGGAAGAGACCAAGGGAATCATCTCCCGCACCCGCCTGGGGAGGATCAAGCTTGAATGA
- a CDS encoding hydrogenase iron-sulfur subunit, with protein sequence MPSDWTPNIVAFCCNWCAYAGADLAGVNRRQYATEVRIVRVMCSGRVSSGIILKAFLSGADGVMVLGCHIGDCHYRIGNLQAEKHVAQAKELVDLAGIEPERLLLQWISAAEGELFARTMNDFTKRIRALGPLGGDRRER encoded by the coding sequence ATGCCCTCCGACTGGACCCCGAACATAGTCGCCTTCTGCTGCAATTGGTGCGCCTACGCGGGAGCAGACCTGGCAGGGGTCAACCGTAGGCAATACGCGACGGAGGTGCGCATCGTCCGGGTGATGTGCTCGGGGAGAGTGTCATCGGGAATCATCCTGAAGGCCTTCCTTTCCGGGGCGGACGGGGTAATGGTGCTCGGCTGCCATATCGGCGACTGCCACTATCGCATCGGCAACCTGCAGGCGGAGAAGCACGTGGCGCAAGCCAAGGAACTCGTCGACCTGGCCGGCATCGAGCCGGAACGGTTGCTGCTGCAATGGATCTCGGCGGCGGAAGGAGAGCTCTTCGCCCGAACGATGAACGACTTCACGAAGCGGATACGGGCATTGGGTCCGCTGGGAGGTGATCGCCGTGAGCGCTGA
- a CDS encoding 4Fe-4S dicluster domain-containing protein — translation MTSLDIALKFDLRKCVQCGKCTASCPTGRESNLRTRALVFRAKSSDVSAERELWLCTTCYTCQERCPKGVKITDAIIELRNLAAEKGNYPSIHLTAIKGLHDTSDGFPITPEVSKIRSLLGLPIEPFDVAHSAEEREKFRKLFQSLRISAFLEEKK, via the coding sequence ATGACCTCCTTGGACATCGCTCTCAAGTTCGATCTGCGCAAGTGCGTGCAATGTGGCAAATGCACCGCCTCCTGTCCCACGGGAAGGGAATCGAACCTGCGGACGAGGGCCTTGGTCTTCCGGGCCAAGAGCTCCGATGTCTCCGCAGAAAGAGAGCTCTGGCTATGCACCACCTGTTACACCTGCCAGGAGCGATGCCCCAAGGGGGTCAAGATCACCGATGCGATCATCGAGCTGCGCAATCTGGCCGCGGAAAAGGGCAACTATCCGAGCATCCACCTCACGGCCATCAAAGGATTGCATGACACGTCGGACGGCTTTCCTATCACGCCGGAAGTGAGCAAGATTCGCTCGCTTCTCGGATTGCCGATCGAACCCTTTGACGTAGCGCATTCCGCTGAAGAGAGGGAGAAGTTCCGCAAGCTGTTCCAGTCGCTGCGCATCTCTGCCTTCCTGGAGGAGAAGAAATGA
- a CDS encoding heterodisulfide reductase-related iron-sulfur binding cluster produces MTYAVFPGCIARNMYPSIEKSTQLVFKELNVPLTEVRFTCCPAPGVIRSYDVDSWLAISARNLAAAEEKDADLLVICNGCYGTLSSARRRLLDDADARERTNQKLAAIGMRFHGRANVEHFADVLHARLPEIKEKVKVELGLKVAIHYGCHYLKPSEHSGRNVESPSVLEDLVSALGCESVDFPEKLSCCGAGGGVWSGSEELSLKVLDRKMRFIKESGADCILDVCPFCHLQLDQGQKRLKTRYEVPVLHLNQLIGLAFGQKDKVLGIHTHMVSTREIARKAKKARRDLVDED; encoded by the coding sequence ATGACGTACGCCGTGTTCCCCGGTTGCATCGCGCGCAACATGTATCCCTCCATCGAGAAATCGACCCAGCTGGTGTTCAAGGAGTTGAACGTTCCTCTCACGGAAGTGCGCTTCACCTGCTGCCCGGCCCCGGGCGTCATCCGCAGCTACGACGTCGATTCTTGGCTGGCCATTTCGGCGCGCAATCTCGCCGCCGCCGAGGAGAAGGACGCCGACCTGCTGGTCATATGCAACGGCTGCTACGGCACCCTCTCTTCGGCGAGGAGGCGTCTGCTCGATGATGCGGACGCTCGGGAAAGGACCAACCAGAAGCTCGCCGCCATCGGCATGCGCTTCCACGGACGAGCGAACGTCGAGCATTTCGCGGACGTGCTGCATGCACGGCTGCCAGAGATCAAGGAAAAGGTCAAAGTGGAGCTCGGGCTCAAGGTCGCCATCCACTACGGCTGCCACTACCTCAAGCCCTCGGAGCATTCCGGCCGTAACGTGGAAAGCCCCTCCGTGCTGGAGGACCTCGTCTCCGCCCTGGGCTGCGAGAGCGTGGATTTCCCAGAGAAGCTCAGCTGCTGCGGTGCCGGAGGAGGGGTGTGGAGCGGCTCGGAGGAGCTATCGCTCAAGGTCCTCGATCGCAAGATGCGTTTCATCAAGGAGTCGGGAGCGGACTGCATCCTCGACGTCTGTCCGTTCTGCCACCTGCAGCTGGACCAGGGACAGAAGAGGCTCAAGACCCGCTACGAGGTGCCGGTGCTGCATCTGAACCAGCTGATCGGGCTGGCGTTCGGTCAGAAGGACAAGGTGCTGGGCATTCACACGCACATGGTCTCGACCAGGGAAATAGCGCGCAAGGCGAAGAAAGCGAGGCGGGACTTGGTCGACGAAGACTGA
- a CDS encoding (Fe-S)-binding protein yields the protein MSADRPSYGEEKCIDCGKCTYSCPVSRMRDFSPRDIVERAQFEGRVPRDRGIWQCMNCGMCTQVCQNGVRFHEYVRSLRPELSRSLQPERNHGAVPDEIMRLNSVPGIRPRKQGWLTKELETSEGSDTLLFVGCTPYFDVIFRYLDLQMNAIPRAAVSLLNRMGERPKLLREERCCGHDAYWSGDDELFAKLVRLNMEQLDKAKVKEVLAFCPECMSTLRDLYPKVVGPLGFEVRSLSERIAEAIDEGKLEASDSDEKLTYHDPCRLGRHSGVYEEPRSVLKAVGELEEMPRSKELGPCCGVSAWMECGSDTRPWQLERLREASETGASRMVTACPKCLIHFTCAMSERVPLLPRAKLPLVDLHVLADERLRPRKAK from the coding sequence GTGAGCGCTGACCGTCCGAGCTACGGCGAGGAGAAATGCATCGACTGCGGCAAATGCACTTACTCTTGCCCAGTCTCCAGGATGCGCGACTTCTCCCCGCGCGATATCGTCGAGAGGGCGCAGTTTGAAGGTCGAGTGCCAAGGGACCGGGGCATTTGGCAATGCATGAATTGCGGCATGTGCACCCAGGTATGCCAGAACGGTGTGCGCTTTCACGAGTATGTGCGCTCCCTGCGCCCGGAGCTGTCCAGGTCTCTGCAACCTGAACGCAATCACGGGGCGGTGCCGGACGAGATCATGCGCTTGAACTCGGTGCCAGGCATCAGGCCGAGGAAGCAAGGTTGGCTGACCAAGGAACTGGAGACGAGCGAGGGCTCCGACACTCTCCTCTTCGTCGGCTGCACGCCCTACTTCGACGTAATCTTCCGCTATCTAGATCTCCAGATGAACGCCATTCCCCGGGCGGCGGTCTCGCTCCTGAACCGGATGGGCGAGAGACCCAAGCTTCTTCGAGAGGAGAGATGCTGCGGCCACGATGCCTATTGGTCCGGCGACGACGAGCTCTTCGCGAAGCTGGTCCGCTTGAACATGGAGCAGTTGGACAAGGCCAAGGTGAAAGAGGTGCTGGCCTTCTGCCCGGAATGCATGTCCACTTTGCGCGACCTGTACCCCAAGGTGGTCGGACCGTTGGGGTTCGAGGTGCGATCGCTTTCCGAGAGGATCGCTGAGGCCATCGATGAGGGCAAGCTGGAAGCCAGCGATTCGGATGAGAAGCTCACCTACCACGATCCCTGCCGGCTCGGTCGCCATAGCGGCGTCTATGAAGAGCCTAGATCCGTACTCAAAGCGGTCGGCGAGTTGGAGGAGATGCCCCGTTCCAAGGAGCTTGGTCCTTGTTGCGGTGTCTCCGCCTGGATGGAATGCGGTTCGGATACGCGTCCATGGCAGCTGGAAAGGCTGAGGGAGGCCTCGGAGACCGGAGCATCCAGAATGGTCACCGCCTGCCCCAAATGCCTCATCCACTTCACCTGTGCTATGAGCGAGAGAGTGCCTCTGCTGCCGCGAGCCAAGCTACCACTGGTGGACCTGCATGTGCTGGCTGATGAGAGATTGAGGCCAAGAAAGGCGAAATGA
- a CDS encoding hydrogenase iron-sulfur subunit: MDSTFPILRAKGITNLGGGWRATQTTVIHMLGVFLCHCGTNIASNVDIQKLREHFSAQGHFVADHLFLCSQAGQDMIKEAVRENSLDRVVIASCSPKHHGGVFKECVGAVLNPYMWDMANIREQCAWVVDSKEEGTKKASALIAGSVRRVSAHEPIATVEVPVVRRAAIIGGGIAGMHAALELAAKGLEIYLIEKQPNLGGNMVRLDRTFPTDDCAMCTISPILNQVMMDPQIKVMTLSQVTEVSGRPGAYHLKVAQQPRFVDYDRCTGCGACAASEIKMQGLRPIEGLVDRISIQAESCKACGACAKKCVHGALTQAGKGVQPKYDTAKCVGCWECLEACKFDALKRINVCPVVVSSEFDLGLGPRKAIYVPGTQAVPLRYLRDPDRCLRLRGEMDCLGCERVCSAEAISDMDFTSERELDVGAIVVATGYRQMDLSGTEYRTEHPNVITGLQLERLLSPAGPTNGKLLRPSDGKPPRSVVFVQCAGSRDRRRKEYCSKICCMYATKNASLIKQDDPEVEVKVAYTDLRAAGRGYEEYFDRAREMGVEFIRGNVGEIVPLGDKLLVKLENTFLGTPDDIMADLVVLSTAMEPSEGTTEMEKLIPVVPGKDGFIAPVHVKISPVDTATGGVFVCGTAESPKPIQECITDAGAAASRVASYLRDDEMRVDLVTAFVDKPKCISCGKCEELCEYEAIRHSDQGYEVLDIACHACGKCAANCPTNAIDLRLHNDAQLESNSLGILEEDQDSIVAYCCEQCGYNAADLAGAAKRSYSTDVKIVRVPCSGRVSVAQMLLPFERGAKGVMIAACLDGQCHFQDGNTDAKRRAEAAKRALNLLGIGSDRLQFFNLSSAEGEKFVLAVRRMIELTGGKA, translated from the coding sequence ATGGATTCCACCTTCCCGATTCTTCGAGCGAAAGGTATTACTAACCTAGGGGGCGGTTGGAGAGCCACCCAGACGACGGTGATCCACATGCTCGGCGTCTTCCTATGCCATTGCGGCACCAACATCGCCTCCAACGTGGACATCCAGAAGCTCAGAGAGCATTTCTCTGCGCAAGGGCATTTCGTCGCCGATCACCTCTTCCTCTGCTCTCAGGCCGGGCAGGATATGATCAAGGAGGCGGTGCGCGAGAACTCGCTCGACCGGGTGGTCATCGCCTCCTGCTCGCCCAAGCATCATGGTGGGGTGTTCAAGGAGTGCGTGGGCGCGGTCCTCAATCCTTACATGTGGGACATGGCGAACATCCGGGAGCAATGCGCCTGGGTCGTGGATTCCAAGGAGGAGGGTACGAAGAAAGCTAGTGCACTGATTGCCGGCTCGGTCAGAAGAGTGAGCGCGCACGAACCGATAGCGACCGTGGAAGTTCCTGTGGTCAGGAGAGCGGCCATCATCGGAGGCGGCATCGCCGGTATGCACGCCGCCCTGGAGCTGGCGGCGAAAGGTTTGGAGATCTATCTCATCGAGAAGCAACCGAACCTGGGCGGGAACATGGTCCGCCTGGACCGTACCTTCCCAACCGACGATTGCGCCATGTGCACCATCTCGCCCATCCTCAATCAGGTCATGATGGACCCCCAGATCAAAGTCATGACCCTTTCCCAGGTGACGGAGGTCAGCGGCCGGCCTGGAGCGTATCATCTCAAGGTGGCGCAGCAGCCACGGTTCGTAGATTACGATCGTTGCACTGGATGCGGGGCCTGTGCCGCCTCCGAGATCAAGATGCAAGGACTTCGCCCGATCGAGGGGCTGGTGGACCGCATTTCCATCCAGGCAGAATCGTGCAAGGCCTGCGGAGCCTGCGCCAAGAAATGCGTTCATGGCGCTTTGACTCAGGCGGGGAAAGGCGTCCAGCCGAAGTACGACACTGCCAAGTGCGTCGGCTGCTGGGAGTGTCTGGAGGCCTGCAAGTTCGACGCGCTCAAGCGCATCAACGTTTGCCCAGTCGTCGTATCCAGCGAGTTCGACCTTGGCCTCGGACCGCGGAAAGCCATCTACGTTCCAGGTACGCAGGCCGTGCCGCTCCGCTATCTGCGCGACCCTGACAGATGCCTCCGCCTGCGGGGAGAGATGGACTGCCTGGGCTGCGAAAGGGTGTGCTCCGCAGAAGCGATCTCGGACATGGATTTCACTTCAGAACGGGAGCTGGATGTGGGCGCGATCGTCGTGGCGACGGGTTACAGGCAAATGGACCTCTCTGGCACCGAGTATCGCACCGAGCATCCGAACGTCATCACCGGTCTGCAGCTGGAGCGCTTGCTAAGCCCCGCCGGCCCTACGAACGGGAAGCTGCTCAGACCGAGCGACGGCAAGCCCCCTCGCTCCGTCGTCTTCGTCCAATGTGCTGGTTCTCGCGACCGACGGAGGAAGGAGTACTGCTCCAAGATCTGCTGCATGTACGCCACCAAGAACGCCAGCCTCATCAAGCAGGATGACCCGGAGGTAGAGGTCAAGGTCGCCTACACCGACCTGCGCGCGGCGGGCCGAGGCTACGAGGAGTACTTCGACCGGGCCAGGGAGATGGGCGTGGAGTTCATCCGAGGGAACGTGGGGGAGATCGTTCCGCTGGGCGACAAGCTCCTGGTCAAACTGGAGAACACCTTCCTGGGCACTCCCGACGATATCATGGCGGACCTGGTGGTCCTCTCCACCGCCATGGAGCCTTCGGAAGGCACCACCGAGATGGAGAAGCTCATTCCGGTCGTGCCCGGCAAGGACGGCTTCATCGCCCCGGTGCACGTCAAGATCTCGCCCGTGGACACGGCCACAGGAGGGGTCTTCGTCTGCGGAACGGCGGAATCGCCCAAGCCCATCCAGGAATGCATAACCGATGCTGGAGCAGCCGCCTCTCGGGTCGCTTCTTACCTGCGGGACGATGAAATGAGGGTCGACCTGGTAACCGCCTTCGTCGACAAGCCGAAATGCATCTCCTGCGGGAAGTGCGAGGAGCTGTGCGAGTATGAGGCCATCCGCCACTCGGACCAGGGATACGAGGTCCTGGACATCGCTTGCCACGCCTGCGGCAAGTGCGCGGCGAACTGCCCCACCAACGCCATCGATCTGCGCTTGCACAACGACGCGCAGCTGGAATCAAACTCGCTGGGCATCCTGGAAGAGGACCAGGACTCGATCGTCGCGTATTGCTGCGAGCAGTGCGGCTATAACGCCGCCGACCTCGCCGGGGCGGCCAAGCGATCCTATTCCACCGATGTGAAGATCGTCCGCGTGCCTTGCTCTGGCCGGGTGAGCGTGGCGCAGATGCTCCTGCCCTTCGAACGCGGAGCGAAAGGGGTCATGATCGCCGCCTGCCTGGACGGGCAGTGCCACTTCCAGGACGGCAATACGGATGCGAAGAGACGAGCAGAGGCTGCCAAAAGAGCATTGAACCTGCTGGGCATTGGGAGCGATAGATTGCAGTTCTTCAACCTCTCCTCGGCGGAGGGAGAGAAGTTCGTGCTGGCCGTTCGCCGCATGATCGAGCTCACGGGAGGAAAGGCATGA
- a CDS encoding heterodisulfide reductase-related iron-sulfur binding cluster, translated as MSPTCPTEQNAELDCTTCMRCSSICPAEVDLPEAMRLHRYLNRPRGSHRDLFLLSQKILSTSPMTPWLSPKLDVGKDDVYYFPGCLPIMDELVDPRTDFQRAANAGVALLNALGISPKIVYGCCGHDLYYSGHLDHFQRIKEDLASRVDGEVITGCAECFHALKSLHGLKAKHISEVLQKELPNLGKAMNTKMNVAFHDPCRLGRYHGIYDAPRQVLASIAELKEMPSSRESALCCGVSAWLNCNAESKKQRVLRLQEANEVGADALITSCSKCRTHLSCVYREESYAGVPRKLPVIDLQEYVADALGIEVPEAATNSPGTGRRIAEPLTMADLRTRIDDEMRRNLFACTTCERCRVECQFGYDATPDLEKARRSLVAMHMGTEQHEAIARKVLATGNVFGEVAKTSKPDPGADIVYFPGCVAQFRRRGLLDATVLVLDSLGIRYEIPEGLACCGSVLKRTGHDLASLVKANLRAIDGRKVITSCAGCYSTFSRDYEGVEVEHVSKLLSPRIKELVLKNVSLSVGYHDPCHLGRRMGVYDEPRNILASIPGLKLVEPRENREKARCCGGGGGVRSADKERAMKMARERMKGFDECGADVVASACPFCEINLTEATDREVVDVVELVARSLGGDAR; from the coding sequence ATGAGCCCGACCTGCCCGACCGAGCAGAATGCGGAGTTGGACTGCACCACATGCATGAGGTGCTCAAGCATCTGCCCGGCGGAAGTGGACCTGCCCGAGGCCATGCGCCTACACCGATACCTTAACAGACCGAGGGGATCGCACCGGGACCTCTTCCTGCTCTCCCAAAAGATCCTCTCCACTTCTCCCATGACCCCCTGGCTCTCGCCGAAGCTCGACGTGGGCAAGGATGACGTTTACTATTTCCCCGGCTGCCTACCGATCATGGACGAGTTGGTGGACCCGAGGACCGATTTCCAGAGGGCGGCGAACGCCGGAGTCGCTCTGCTGAACGCCCTGGGCATCTCTCCCAAGATCGTCTACGGCTGCTGCGGGCATGACCTCTATTACTCCGGCCATCTGGACCACTTCCAGCGTATCAAGGAGGATCTCGCCTCCCGGGTGGACGGCGAGGTCATCACCGGCTGCGCCGAGTGCTTCCATGCGCTCAAGTCGCTCCATGGGCTGAAAGCAAAGCACATCTCCGAGGTGCTGCAGAAGGAGCTGCCCAATCTCGGGAAAGCTATGAACACGAAAATGAACGTAGCATTCCACGACCCCTGCCGCCTCGGTCGCTACCATGGCATCTACGATGCCCCTCGTCAGGTGCTTGCCTCGATCGCTGAGCTCAAGGAGATGCCTTCGTCCCGTGAGAGCGCGCTCTGCTGCGGCGTCTCCGCCTGGCTGAACTGCAATGCCGAGTCGAAGAAGCAGCGTGTGCTTCGATTGCAAGAAGCGAACGAGGTGGGCGCAGATGCTCTGATCACCAGTTGCTCCAAGTGCCGCACGCACCTCTCCTGCGTGTACCGGGAGGAGTCCTATGCCGGAGTGCCGAGGAAGCTACCGGTAATCGACCTTCAGGAGTATGTCGCCGATGCTCTGGGGATCGAGGTGCCCGAAGCTGCTACCAACTCGCCAGGCACCGGGAGGAGGATCGCCGAACCCTTGACCATGGCAGACCTGAGGACGAGGATCGACGACGAGATGAGGCGCAACCTCTTCGCCTGTACCACCTGCGAACGCTGCCGGGTGGAATGCCAGTTCGGTTACGATGCAACCCCCGACCTGGAAAAGGCGCGCAGATCGCTCGTCGCCATGCACATGGGCACGGAGCAGCACGAGGCCATCGCCCGCAAGGTGCTCGCCACCGGCAACGTGTTCGGCGAGGTGGCAAAGACATCAAAACCGGACCCGGGAGCGGATATCGTCTACTTCCCCGGTTGCGTGGCCCAGTTCCGAAGAAGGGGATTGCTGGACGCGACCGTGCTGGTGCTGGATTCTCTTGGGATCCGTTACGAAATTCCAGAAGGATTGGCCTGCTGCGGCAGCGTGCTCAAGCGCACCGGGCACGATCTCGCCTCGCTGGTCAAAGCGAACCTCAGGGCCATCGACGGCCGGAAGGTGATCACATCCTGCGCCGGCTGCTACTCCACCTTCTCCCGCGACTACGAAGGCGTGGAGGTGGAGCATGTCTCGAAGCTGCTCTCTCCCAGGATCAAGGAGCTCGTGTTGAAGAACGTGAGCTTGAGCGTCGGCTACCACGACCCCTGTCATCTTGGAAGGAGGATGGGCGTGTACGACGAACCGAGGAACATCCTCGCTTCCATTCCCGGGCTGAAGCTGGTCGAGCCCAGAGAGAACCGGGAAAAGGCGCGCTGCTGCGGCGGTGGGGGAGGGGTGCGGTCGGCGGACAAGGAACGAGCGATGAAGATGGCCAGGGAAAGGATGAAAGGCTTCGATGAATGCGGTGCGGACGTGGTCGCCAGCGCCTGCCCGTTCTGCGAGATCAATCTGACCGAGGCGACGGACCGCGAGGTAGTGGACGTGGTGGAGCTCGTCGCCCGGTCGCTGGGGGGTGATGCACGATGA